In Calliopsis andreniformis isolate RMS-2024a chromosome 6, iyCalAndr_principal, whole genome shotgun sequence, a single genomic region encodes these proteins:
- the LOC143180607 gene encoding uncharacterized protein LOC143180607, translating to MTTAVVFIQRCMVILALFLCYFHVHGESIDCELYPFHHTCRGTMSRKRAMFPIMYGSDCDGNKGSLNCIKELEDKRRVSFVPWSKSKLFFTLFNNDLQKDIKYSTRHRQKNNDMDEQRPPLMENFLSELEALDDY from the exons gCTGTCGTGTTCATCCAACGATGCATGGTAATTCTTGCTCTTTTCCTTTGCTACTTTCACGTTCATGGCGAAAGCATAGATTGCGA ATTGTACCCGTTCCATCACACCTGCAGAGGCACAATGTCGAGGAAACGCGCAATGTTTCCGATCATGTACGGATCGGATTGTGACGGAAATAAAGGAAGTTTAAACTGCATCAAGGAACTTGAAGACAAACGCCGCGTTTCTTTTGTTCCATGGTCGAAATCGAAACTCTTCTTCACTTTATTTAATAAC GATCTACAAAAGGATATTAAGTATTCTACGCGACATAGACAAAAGAACAACGATATGGATGAACAAAGGCCACCATTAATGGAGAACTTTTTATCAGAATTGGAAGCCTTGGACGACTATTGA